One genomic segment of Ascaphus truei isolate aAscTru1 unplaced genomic scaffold, aAscTru1.hap1 HAP1_SCAFFOLD_628, whole genome shotgun sequence includes these proteins:
- the LOC142485737 gene encoding histone H1-like, with amino-acid sequence MAETAPAPPPPAESAAKKKQPKKAAGASKSRPAKSGPSVSDLIVRAVSASKERSGVSLSALKKALAAGGYDVEKNNSRLKLALKGLVSKETLIQLKGSGASGSFKLNKKQLESKEKAAKKKEAGKPKKPVAKKPAKSPKKPKKAPAGVKKSPKKVKKPAAAKKPAKSPKKSKAAKPRKAVKSPAAKKAAKPKAAKSPAKAKAAKPKAAKPKRAAAPKK; translated from the coding sequence atggccgagaccgctcctgctcctcctcctccagctgaaagcgccgccaagaagaagcagccgaaGAAAGCGGCCGGAGCCTCGAAAAGCCGCCCAGCAAAGTCCGGTCCCAGCGTGTCCGATCTGATAGTGAGAGCTGTGTCCGCCTCTAAGGAGCGCAGCGGGGTCTCCCTGTCCGCTCTGAAGAAGGCTCTGGCTGCAGGAGGCTACGATGTGGAGAAGAATAACAGCCGCCTGAAGCTGGCTCTCAAGGGCTTGGTGAGCAAGGAAACCCTGATCCAGCTGAAAGGGAGCGGAGCCTCCGGATCGTTCAAGCTGAATAAGAAGCAGctggagagcaaggagaaggcggccAAGAAAAAGGAAGCGGGGAAACCCAAGAAGCCAGTGGCAAAGAAACCCGCCAAGTCCCCCAAGAAACCCAAAAAGGCTCCGGCGGGAGTGAAGAAAAGCCCCAAAAAGGTCAAGAAACCGGCGGCCGCCAAGAAGCCAGCAAAAAGCCCGAAGAAGTCTAAAGCTGCCAAGCCCAGGAAGGCTGTGAAGAGCCCGGCGGCTAAAAAGGCTGCGAAGCCAAAAGCTGCTAAGAGTCCAGCGAAGGCCAAGGCAGCCAAACCCAAAGCAGCAAAGCCCAAGAGGGCGGCAGCTCCTAAGAAGTGA